The following is a genomic window from Pedobacter sp. KBS0701.
AATAGCCCGTAATGCCACGGTACAGTAATCCTGCACCAATTGCAGCACCAGTTAATCCAATTACAGGATGCGAAAAAATGCTGGTAATGCCTTTAAAAAGTAAATATGTCCCTGCTGCGCCTGATAACCAACGCTCGGATTTTGAAACATTTTCGAATAACTCTGGATATTTCC
Proteins encoded in this region:
- a CDS encoding DUF2892 domain-containing protein is translated as MTNQDFNTAVNNVKEAWKYPELFENVSKSERWLSGAAGTYLLFKGITSIFSHPVIGLTGAAIGAGLLYRGITGYCPMRDLAEQRREDVAPDEVIISETYVVDDLG